The following proteins come from a genomic window of Micromonospora zamorensis:
- a CDS encoding DUF3152 domain-containing protein has translation MPSSAPLPGRRQRRFALFAQLVAVVLAVGAVVTVVAEGPGGHPAADRLAADEIASLPPLVAAPLPPSVSPSPSEAVPSSPSPVLRAPGAVPSAGTGSFGYDARSGPVLGRAGELRRYRVAVESGSNEDAAEFALAVQTALAGPGSWVDSGRLRLQQVPGAAPRDFTVYLATARTAGRMCADGGVDIRVGGRPYTSCRAPGQVIINLDRWRLSVPHFVSAGVPLAVYRTYVVNHEVGHQLGHRHERCPGAGRPAPVMMQQTLFLNGCRVNQWPYLDGRRYAGPAL, from the coding sequence ATGCCCAGCTCAGCCCCCCTCCCCGGTCGCCGTCAGCGACGCTTCGCGCTGTTCGCCCAACTGGTGGCGGTGGTGTTGGCGGTCGGCGCGGTGGTGACAGTGGTCGCCGAGGGGCCGGGTGGGCACCCCGCTGCCGACCGGTTGGCCGCCGACGAGATCGCCTCGCTGCCGCCGCTGGTGGCCGCGCCACTGCCGCCGTCGGTCAGCCCGTCGCCCTCCGAGGCGGTTCCGTCGAGCCCGTCTCCGGTGCTGCGGGCGCCCGGTGCGGTCCCGAGTGCCGGCACGGGGAGTTTCGGCTATGACGCCCGTTCCGGCCCGGTGCTGGGTCGTGCGGGTGAGCTGCGGCGTTACCGGGTCGCTGTGGAGTCGGGCAGCAACGAGGACGCCGCCGAGTTCGCGCTGGCGGTGCAGACGGCGCTCGCCGGGCCGGGCAGTTGGGTCGACAGCGGCAGGTTGCGGCTTCAGCAGGTGCCCGGGGCCGCGCCTCGTGACTTCACCGTCTATCTGGCCACCGCCCGTACGGCGGGTCGGATGTGCGCCGACGGTGGGGTGGACATCCGGGTCGGGGGTCGGCCGTACACGTCCTGCCGCGCGCCCGGCCAGGTGATCATCAATCTGGATCGGTGGCGGCTGTCCGTGCCGCACTTCGTCTCGGCCGGAGTGCCGCTGGCGGTCTACCGGACGTACGTGGTGAACCACGAGGTGGGGCACCAGCTCGGGCATCGGCACGAGCGCTGCCCGGGGGCGGGCAGGCCGGCGCCGGTGATGATGCAGCAGACGCTGTTCCTCAACGGGTGCCGGGTCAACCAGTGGCCGTACCTCGACGGGCGTCGTTACGCCGGTCCTGCCCTCTGA
- a CDS encoding alpha/beta fold hydrolase, with protein MRRATLWPDHLLPDHHVPPPWPGREVRLDGRVTYVRDTPATAAGAEPALYVHGLGGSSQNWTDLAGLLADRLDGQAIDLPGFGRSEPGPRYTIPAFADLVVRWIEHSGRGPVHLFGNSLGGTVAVQVAGLRPDLVRTLTLISPALPFLDFRRSLQGRMLPVLAIPRGERLVARHLTQLAPEVMAQQVLEACVADLSRICDQRRAEALEEIRVRYEAEHYAAAYVRTFRGLVSSFLRAYLPGPGSLWRLAEAVRAPTLVVGGRADRLVDVRVAPQTARVIPDSRLMMLDGVGHVAQLEVPRLVARAVVGLLAETGDTVRRPDLAG; from the coding sequence ATGAGACGCGCCACCCTCTGGCCGGACCACCTGCTTCCCGACCACCATGTCCCGCCACCGTGGCCGGGCAGGGAGGTCCGCCTCGACGGCCGGGTCACCTACGTACGGGACACCCCGGCCACCGCCGCCGGCGCGGAGCCGGCACTGTACGTGCACGGGCTGGGCGGGTCGTCGCAGAACTGGACCGACCTGGCCGGGTTGCTCGCCGACCGGCTCGATGGTCAGGCCATCGACCTGCCCGGCTTCGGCCGTAGCGAGCCGGGCCCCCGCTACACGATTCCGGCGTTCGCTGATCTGGTGGTCCGCTGGATCGAGCACTCGGGTCGGGGCCCGGTTCACCTGTTCGGCAACTCGCTGGGCGGCACGGTCGCGGTCCAGGTGGCCGGGCTCCGGCCCGACCTGGTCCGTACGCTCACCCTGATCTCCCCGGCGCTGCCGTTCCTCGACTTCCGTCGCTCGTTGCAGGGGCGGATGCTGCCGGTGCTCGCCATCCCGCGCGGCGAACGGCTGGTCGCCCGGCACCTCACCCAGCTCGCTCCCGAGGTGATGGCCCAGCAGGTGCTGGAGGCGTGCGTCGCCGATCTGAGCCGCATCTGCGACCAGCGCCGGGCCGAGGCGCTGGAGGAGATCCGGGTCCGGTACGAGGCGGAGCACTACGCCGCCGCGTACGTCCGGACGTTCCGCGGTCTGGTCTCCAGCTTTCTGCGGGCGTACCTGCCCGGGCCGGGCTCGCTGTGGCGCCTCGCCGAGGCGGTGCGCGCACCGACCCTGGTGGTGGGCGGCCGAGCGGATCGCCTGGTCGACGTGCGGGTCGCGCCGCAGACCGCCCGGGTCATCCCGGACAGTCGGCTGATGATGCTCGACGGTGTCGGTCATGTGGCGCAGTTGGAGGTGCCCCGGCTGGTTGCCCGGGCGGTGGTCGGCCTGCTCGCCGAAACGGGGGACACCGTTAGGCGGCCTGATCTGGCAGGCTGA
- a CDS encoding TetR/AcrR family transcriptional regulator yields MTAAGNGAQTAGRPTRLPRSARRKQLLAAAQEVFVAQGYHAAAMDDIAERAGVSKPVLYQHFPGKMDLYLALLDTHCDAIVAQVQDAMHGTSDNKERVSASVRAYFDFVDHESEAFRLVFESDLRNDPAVRQRVERVEQGCIAAITDTIISDTGVSRSHAELLASGLVGAAETAAQFWLAGGRQVPKAEAEALVAALSWRGIASFPLQGESA; encoded by the coding sequence ATGACCGCTGCGGGCAACGGTGCACAGACCGCTGGACGACCCACCCGTCTGCCCCGCTCCGCGCGTCGTAAGCAGCTTCTCGCTGCGGCGCAGGAGGTGTTCGTCGCACAGGGTTACCACGCCGCCGCGATGGACGACATCGCCGAGCGGGCCGGGGTTTCGAAGCCCGTGCTCTACCAACACTTTCCCGGAAAGATGGATCTCTACCTGGCGCTGCTCGACACGCACTGTGACGCCATCGTCGCTCAGGTGCAGGACGCGATGCACGGCACCAGCGACAACAAGGAACGGGTCAGCGCGTCGGTGCGGGCGTACTTCGACTTCGTCGACCACGAGAGCGAGGCGTTCCGGCTCGTCTTCGAGTCGGACCTGCGCAACGACCCGGCGGTGCGGCAACGGGTGGAGCGGGTCGAGCAGGGCTGCATCGCGGCGATCACCGACACCATCATCTCGGACACCGGCGTGAGCCGGTCGCACGCCGAGCTGCTCGCCTCCGGGCTGGTCGGTGCCGCGGAGACGGCCGCGCAGTTCTGGCTGGCCGGTGGCCGGCAGGTGCCGAAGGCCGAGGCCGAGGCGCTGGTGGCCGCGCTGTCGTGGCGGGGCATCGCGAGCTTCCCGCTGCAAGGTGAGTCAGCCTGA
- a CDS encoding DUF3107 domain-containing protein yields MEVKIGVQYAPRELVVDSAQSPAEIEQIVTDAFAGNGGTLSLTDEKGRRVIVPVEKVAYVEIAEASSRAVGFTVR; encoded by the coding sequence GTGGAGGTCAAGATCGGCGTGCAGTACGCGCCGCGTGAGCTGGTAGTAGACAGCGCGCAGTCGCCGGCCGAGATCGAGCAGATCGTGACCGACGCCTTCGCCGGTAACGGCGGCACGCTCTCCCTGACCGACGAGAAGGGCCGACGGGTCATCGTGCCGGTCGAGAAGGTCGCCTACGTCGAGATCGCCGAGGCGTCGTCCCGGGCGGTCGGTTTCACCGTCCGCTGA
- a CDS encoding DEAD/DEAH box helicase, translated as MSDLTQDLMDGQELAPTAPVRPEAPTFAALGARAETVEALAAAGITRAFAIQEYAIPIALRGVDLIGQAPTGTGKTLGFGVPLLDRVFAPGEGSDGVPQALVVVPTRELGIQVAKDLAAAGRTRGVRVLPIYGGVAYEPQIDALRKGVEILVGTPGRLMDLQKQKHLRLDRVHALVLDEADRMLDLGFLDDVEKILAMLPEDRQTMLFSATMPDPIVTLSRRFLRQPMTIHAGHTAETGPSPQTQQLVYRTHSMNKVEVVARILQAEGRGLTMIFTRTKRAADRVAEDLDFRGFAVAAVHGDLGQGARERALRAFRAGKIDILVATDVAARGLDVTGVTHVINYDCPEDQDTYTHRIGRTGRAGATGVAVTFVDWDDMPRWRIIDKTLGLEMPEPPETYHTSPHLYTDLHIPTEVSGTLPTAERTRAGLSAEIEEDLGGTTRSRRGDSGGGRSPRRGESRGEGRGERRGRGDSRRDRSDAGTPAAAEAEAPAIAEAGDTTDEGTRTPRRRRRRRAGETVVGEPTAVISADPGSDAEPAAASDGEPSKPRRRRRRRGGGSGAGTPAEATAD; from the coding sequence ATGAGCGACCTGACTCAAGATTTGATGGACGGCCAGGAACTGGCCCCCACTGCCCCGGTTCGACCGGAGGCCCCCACGTTCGCCGCACTCGGCGCCCGCGCCGAGACCGTCGAGGCCCTGGCCGCGGCGGGCATCACCCGCGCCTTCGCCATCCAGGAATACGCGATCCCGATCGCGCTGCGCGGAGTCGACCTGATCGGTCAAGCGCCCACCGGCACCGGCAAGACCCTCGGCTTCGGCGTGCCCCTGCTGGATCGCGTCTTCGCGCCGGGCGAGGGCAGCGACGGCGTCCCCCAGGCGCTGGTCGTCGTCCCCACCCGTGAGCTGGGCATCCAGGTCGCCAAGGACCTGGCCGCCGCCGGCCGGACGCGGGGCGTCCGGGTGCTGCCGATCTACGGCGGCGTCGCGTACGAGCCGCAGATCGACGCGCTGCGCAAGGGCGTCGAGATCCTGGTCGGCACCCCGGGCCGGCTGATGGACCTCCAGAAGCAGAAGCACCTCCGTCTGGACCGGGTGCACGCGCTCGTCCTCGACGAGGCCGACCGGATGCTCGACCTGGGCTTCCTCGACGACGTCGAGAAGATCCTCGCGATGCTTCCGGAAGACCGGCAGACGATGCTCTTCTCGGCCACCATGCCGGACCCGATCGTCACCCTGTCCCGGCGCTTCCTGCGCCAGCCGATGACGATCCACGCCGGGCACACCGCCGAGACCGGTCCGTCGCCGCAGACCCAGCAGCTGGTCTACCGCACCCACTCGATGAACAAGGTCGAGGTGGTGGCGCGCATCCTCCAGGCGGAGGGGCGTGGGCTGACCATGATCTTCACCCGCACCAAGCGGGCCGCCGACCGCGTCGCCGAGGACCTCGACTTCCGCGGGTTCGCGGTCGCCGCGGTGCACGGTGACCTCGGCCAGGGTGCCCGCGAGCGGGCGCTGCGGGCCTTCCGGGCCGGCAAGATCGACATTCTGGTCGCCACCGACGTGGCGGCCCGAGGGCTGGACGTCACCGGCGTCACCCACGTCATCAACTACGACTGCCCCGAAGACCAGGACACCTACACCCACCGGATCGGTCGGACCGGCCGGGCCGGCGCGACGGGTGTCGCGGTGACCTTCGTCGACTGGGACGACATGCCGCGCTGGCGGATCATCGACAAGACCCTGGGTCTGGAGATGCCGGAGCCGCCGGAGACGTACCACACGTCGCCGCACCTCTACACCGACCTGCACATCCCGACCGAGGTCAGCGGCACCCTGCCGACGGCCGAGCGCACCCGCGCCGGGCTGTCCGCCGAGATCGAAGAGGACCTGGGCGGGACGACGCGCTCCCGTCGGGGCGACAGCGGTGGCGGCCGGAGCCCCCGACGCGGTGAGAGCCGTGGCGAGGGGCGAGGGGAGCGCCGTGGTCGGGGCGACAGCCGCCGCGACCGCTCCGACGCCGGCACGCCGGCAGCGGCCGAGGCCGAGGCACCGGCGATCGCCGAGGCTGGCGACACCACCGACGAAGGCACCCGTACCCCGCGCCGCCGGCGTCGCCGCCGGGCCGGCGAGACGGTCGTGGGCGAGCCGACCGCGGTGATCTCCGCCGATCCTGGCAGTGACGCCGAGCCGGCCGCCGCGTCCGACGGCGAACCGTCGAAGCCGCGCCGCCGCCGGCGCCGCCGCGGTGGCGGTTCCGGTGCGGGTACGCCGGCCGAGGCGACCGCGGACTGA
- a CDS encoding class I SAM-dependent methyltransferase produces MPEPLDVALTEVRALLLDPALTRAVAAGRRRGRHPVVARAELRPVRLKAGPRLQIATSDGTRPYTRNVAPGPEAIQAIDELLAEPFGNWHVETADATLQLRVTKSGEAQVHRAATSRPAATPSGNDRAKEYLLDPGDPIFAEIGGSAAKRRQVDAFLRALAATLPDDLTGSLRVVDLGCGNAYLTFAAYRYLASRGLDVQLIGVDVREDQRRRNTELAQRLGWADQISFVAGTIADAVVDPAPDLVLALHACDTATDEALARAVRWEARWVLAAPCCHHDLAKQLRAHPTPAPYELLTRQGILRERFADVLTDALRAGLLRVHGYRAEVVEFVDSQHTPRNLLIRARRTGSEASEQQNAEYRELVDQWQVTPRLETLLSAAEETAA; encoded by the coding sequence ATGCCGGAACCACTGGATGTTGCCCTGACCGAGGTTCGGGCGCTGCTGCTCGACCCCGCGCTGACCCGGGCGGTCGCCGCCGGACGACGCCGTGGGCGCCATCCCGTGGTGGCTCGGGCCGAACTGCGGCCGGTACGGCTCAAGGCCGGCCCGCGACTGCAGATCGCCACCTCCGACGGCACGCGCCCGTACACCCGCAACGTCGCCCCCGGTCCGGAGGCGATCCAGGCGATCGACGAGCTGCTGGCCGAACCGTTCGGCAACTGGCACGTGGAGACGGCCGACGCGACGCTCCAACTCCGGGTGACCAAGTCCGGCGAGGCGCAGGTGCACCGCGCCGCGACGTCCCGCCCGGCGGCCACACCGAGCGGGAACGACCGGGCGAAGGAATACCTGCTCGACCCCGGTGACCCGATCTTCGCCGAGATCGGCGGCTCGGCGGCCAAACGCCGCCAGGTGGACGCGTTCCTGCGTGCCCTGGCCGCGACCCTGCCCGACGATCTGACCGGTTCGCTGCGGGTGGTCGATCTGGGCTGCGGCAACGCGTACCTCACGTTCGCCGCGTACCGCTACCTGGCAAGTCGAGGGCTCGACGTCCAACTGATCGGCGTGGACGTCCGGGAGGACCAGCGGCGACGCAACACCGAGCTGGCGCAGCGGCTGGGCTGGGCCGACCAGATCAGCTTCGTCGCCGGCACGATCGCCGACGCCGTCGTCGACCCCGCACCCGACCTGGTGCTGGCGCTGCACGCCTGCGACACCGCCACGGACGAGGCGTTGGCCCGCGCAGTGCGCTGGGAGGCCCGCTGGGTGCTGGCCGCGCCGTGCTGCCACCACGACCTGGCGAAGCAGCTCCGCGCCCACCCCACCCCGGCACCGTACGAGCTGCTGACCCGGCAGGGCATCCTGCGCGAGCGGTTCGCCGACGTGCTCACCGACGCACTGCGCGCCGGGTTGTTGCGGGTGCACGGGTACCGGGCCGAGGTGGTGGAGTTCGTCGACTCCCAGCACACGCCACGCAACCTGCTGATCCGTGCCCGCCGCACCGGTAGCGAGGCCAGCGAACAGCAGAACGCGGAGTACCGCGAACTGGTGGACCAGTGGCAGGTCACACCCCGACTGGAGACCCTGCTCTCCGCCGCCGAGGAAACCGCCGCCTAG
- a CDS encoding helix-turn-helix domain-containing protein produces the protein MGSAEVSPQMAFARFVRRAIDDARDERGWTVTDLASHTGVGRSTVFRWLAGDWQDYPELAKVRGFCAALDLPVAAAFRALGLPDAGPTPRRRHDDGPVEADVRAILDRLADPTVPAEEKHHIRDLLRYLARRPIRRAG, from the coding sequence ATGGGATCAGCCGAGGTATCACCGCAGATGGCCTTCGCCCGCTTCGTCCGGCGCGCCATCGATGACGCTCGTGACGAACGTGGCTGGACCGTGACCGATCTTGCCTCGCACACGGGCGTGGGACGCTCCACCGTGTTCCGCTGGTTGGCGGGTGACTGGCAGGATTATCCCGAGCTGGCCAAGGTGCGCGGCTTCTGCGCCGCACTGGACCTACCGGTCGCTGCCGCGTTCCGCGCGCTCGGGCTGCCCGACGCCGGCCCCACCCCCCGTCGACGCCATGACGACGGCCCCGTCGAAGCCGACGTCCGCGCCATCCTGGACCGGCTGGCCGACCCGACGGTCCCCGCCGAGGAGAAGCACCACATCCGCGACCTGCTCCGCTACCTGGCCCGCCGCCCCATCCGCCGAGCCGGCTAA